A single Lolium perenne isolate Kyuss_39 chromosome 6, Kyuss_2.0, whole genome shotgun sequence DNA region contains:
- the LOC127310668 gene encoding BTB/POZ and MATH domain-containing protein 5-like: MAFAGVSLIVDGKLCDLTSSPFDAGVDSGYHLLVVQGYSNTKGTTPNGSCISSRPFLVGGHRWIVKYYPNCRYKNDDDEEFMSLILESDDGVGGHEGVSQGVKVQYEFSFIDEPESQVPAIIRRYKKFDITGDIGYTWFMRNEFLERLRHLKNDSFVIRCDIVIIKADNNTEEHARKKRKNNTGQQAAGTSTTDPVLIQLPPSDMQSHFSNLLFTKEGADITFEVGGKKFAAHRIVLAARSAVFKAQLFGAMDEGATAPSVLKINDIEAKVFSTLLTFIYTDAVAWFILLEENEGDNKEGDNSTADNGAE; the protein is encoded by the coding sequence ATGGCTTTCGCTGGCGTGTCCCTCATCGTCGATGGTAAGTTGTGCGACCTTACCTCGTCGCCCTTCGACGCTGGCGTGGACAGCGGGTACCACTTGCTCGTGGTCCAAGGATACTCCAATACCAAAGGCACAACACCAAACGGGAGCTGCATCTCGTCTCGTCCTTTCCTGGTTGGTGGCCATCGCTGGATTGTCAAGTACTACCCAAATTGTCGGTATAAAAACGATGACGATGAGGAGTTTATGTCCCTTATACTTGAGAGTGACGACGGTGTGGGAGGACACGAAGGTGTCAGCCAGGGCGTCAAGGTTCAGTATGAGTTCAGTTTCATTGATGAGCCTGAGTCGCAGGTACCAGCGATCATCCGTCGTTATAAAAAGTTTGACATCACTGGTGATATTGGATACACATGGTTCATGCGAAACGAGTTTCTTGAAAGATTAAGACACCTGAAGAACGATAGCTTCGTCATCAGATGCGACATTGTTATCATCAAGGCAGATAACAACACTGAGGAGCATGCCCgcaaaaaaaggaaaaacaacaCTGGGCAGCAGGCCGCTGGTACCAGTACCACGGATCCCGTGTTGATCCAATTGCCGCCTTCTGACATGCAAAGCCATTTCAGCAACCTTCTCTTCACAAAGGAGGGTGCCGACATTACGTTTGAGGTTGGTGGCAAGAAGTTCGCGGCGCACAGGATTGTGCTTGCAGCCCGATCTGCAGTCTTCAAGGCACAGCTATTCGGGGCCATGGATGAGGGCGCTACTGCGCCAAGTGTCCTCAAGATAAATGACATCGAAGCAAAGGTATTTAGTACGTTGCTTACCTTCATCTACACCGACGCAGTTGCATGGTTCATCCTACTGGAGGAGAATGAAGGAGATAACAAGGAAGGAGACAACAGTACTGCGGACAATGGAGCAGAATGA